The Brachyhypopomus gauderio isolate BG-103 chromosome 17, BGAUD_0.2, whole genome shotgun sequence genome includes a window with the following:
- the insm1b gene encoding insulinoma-associated protein 1b: MPKGFLVKRNKKAAHVSYRIRCDEDGHEGTPDCPSASPPAPGASRPDVAASSPSDVADTPVHVHGAKPVQFGNPEAVYQSIYSPTRPISKDHERKYFERSFNLGSPISAESFPTPTSLTSLDHLLFAPIDLKIGTSNSSRSGTSSSAPIPAARSTTKRPSSDTERKTKSVSKKPKAIRKLNFEDEVTTSPVLGLKIKEGPVDLKPRPLSAGGNKPLGEFICQLCKEEYADPFSLAQHKCSRIVRVEYRCPECDKVFSCPANLASHRRWHKPRTQSASGTSTSQATKSENAKILPTVRQFPEEIKDPRAEFPSERDSPSPGLSESGSEDGLYDCQQCGKRFKRQAYLRKHIIGHHSLQNQMLGDAFQNAERVESPDIASSSTEDSQSPSPLNLSPADCLVCPICGEKLPNRASLERHVRLLHASQVFPCKHCPATFYSSPGLTRHINKCHPTENRQVILLQMPVRPAC, encoded by the coding sequence ATGCCCAAAGGTTTCCTGGTGAAAAGAAACAAGAAAGCAGCGCACGTTTCTTATCGGATTCGCTGCGATGAGGATGGACACGAGGGAACTCCGGACTGTCCGAGCGCATCCCCACCTGCGCCCGGCGCATCCAGGCCGGACGTCGCCGCATCGTCGCCGTCCGATGTAGCAGACACGCCGGTCCATGTTCATGGCGCAAAACCAGTGCAGTTCGGGAACCCAGAGGCAGTCTACCAGTCCATATACAGCCCCACCCGTCCCATCAGCAAGGATCATGAAAGGAAATATTTCGAGAGAAGTTTCAACCTGGGCTCACCGATATCCGCCGAATCATTTCCAACTCCTACCTCGCTCACCAGCTTGGATCACCTATTGTTTGCACCAATAGACTTGAAAATCGGGACCAGCAACAGCAGTCGGAGCGGAACCAGCAGCAGCGCGCCGATACCGGCGGCCCGGAGCACCACCAAAAGGCCTTCCTCCGACACCGAGCGGAAAACTAAAAGCGTATCAAAGAAACCCAAAGCGATACGAAAACTCAACTTCGAGGATGAGGTGACCACGTCTCCGGTACTTGGCCTTAAAATCAAAGAGGGACCCGTCGACCTGAAACCGCGACCGTTATCAGCCGGAGGCAACAAGCCCTTAGGAGAGTTCATTTGTCAACTTTGTAAGGAAGAATACGCGGACCCGTTCTCCTTAGCGCAGCACAAGTGTTCGAGGATAGTTCGAGTCGAGTACAGGTGTCCAGAATGTGATAAGGTGTTCAGTTGTCCGGCAAACCTAGCTTCTCATAGGCGTTGGCACAAACCACGCACCCAGAGCGCATCTGGAACATCAACTTCACAGGCGACCAAGAGCGAGAACGCAAAGATATTACCCACAGTTAGACAATTTCCTGAAGAGATAAAAGACCCGAGAGCGGAGTTTCCGAGTGAGAGAGACTCTCCCAGCCCGGGTTTGTCGGAGTCCGGATCTGAGGATGGTTTGTACGACTGCCAGCAGTGCGGGAAAAGGTTTAAACGCCAGGCGTACCttagaaaacacattatagGGCATCACTCCCTGCAAAATCAAATGCTCGGTGATGCATTTCAAAAcgcagagagagtggagagcCCAGATATCGCATCGTCCTCCACCGAAGACAGCCAAAGTCCGAGTCCCTTGAATTTAAGCCCCGCTGACTGCCTTGTGTGTCCGATCTGCGGAGAGAAGCTGCCCAACAGGGCGAGCCTGGAGCGACACGTGCGCTTACTGCACGCGTCTCAGGTGTTTCCGTGCAAGCACTGCCCCGCCACTTTCTACAGCTCCCCGGGTCTGACCAGGCACATCAACAAATGTCACCCCACGGAGAACCGGCAGGTGATCCTGCTCCAAATGCCCGTGCGTCCCGCGTGCTGA